A genomic stretch from Bos javanicus breed banteng chromosome 29, ARS-OSU_banteng_1.0, whole genome shotgun sequence includes:
- the LOC133241704 gene encoding pregnancy-associated glycoprotein 1-like → MLCERIPLRRVKTMTKTLSGKNMLNNFLKEHAYRLSQISFHGSNLTIHPLRNIRDLFYMGNITIGTPPQEFLVVFDTGSSDLWVPSDFCTSPACSKHFRFRHLQSSTFWLTNKTFSIEYGSGTMEGIVAHDTVRIGDLVSTDQPFGLSMTESGFEGIPFDGVLGLNYPNISFSGAIPIFDKLKNQGAISEPVFAFYLSKDEQEGSVVMFGGVDHRYYKGELKWVPLIEAGDWIVHMDCISMRRKVIACSGGCEAVVDTGVSMIKGPKTLVDNIQKLIGATLRGFKHYVSCSAVNTLPSIIFTINGINYRVPARAYILKDSRGCCYSSFQETTVSPSTETWILGDVFLRLYFSVFDRGNDRIGLARAV, encoded by the exons ATGCTCTGTGAAAGAATACCTCTAAGGAGAGTGAAGACCATGACAAAAACCCTCAGTGGAAAAAACATGCTGAACAATTTCCTGAAGGAGCATGCTTACAGACTGTCCCAGATTTCTTTTCATGGCTCAAATCTAACTATTCACCCGCTGAGAAACATCAGGGAT TTGTTCTACATGGGTAACATCACCATTGGAACACCCCCTCAGGAATTCCTGGTTGTCTTTGACACAGGCTCATCTGACTTGTGGGTTCCCTCCGACTTTTGCACCAGTCCAGCCTGTT CTAAACACTTTAGGTTCAGACATCTTCAGTCTTCCACATTCTGGCTTACCAATAAGACCTTCAGCATCGAATACGGATCTGGGACAATGGAAGGAATTGTTGCTCATGACACAGTTCGG ATTGGGGACCTTGTAAGCACCGACCAGCCGTTTGGTCTAAGCATGACAGAATCCGGGTTTGAGGGTATACCTTTTGATGGCGTCTTGGGCTTGAACTACCCCAACATATCCTTCTCTGGAGCCATCCCCATCTTTGACAAGCTGAAGAATCAAGGTgccatttctgagcctgtttttgcCTTCTATTTGAGCAA AGACGAGCAGGAGGGCAGTGTGGTGATGTTTGGTGGGGTGGACCACCGCTACTACAAGGGAGAGCTCAAATGGGTACCATTGATTGAAGCGGGTGACTGGATTGTACACATGGACTG CATCTCCATGAGAAGAAAGGTTATTGCTTGTTCTGGCGGCTGTGAGGCCGTTGTTGACACTGGGGTATCAATGATCAAAGGCCCAAAAACACTGGTTGATAACATCCAGAAGCTCATCGGTGCCACTCTACGGGGTTTCAAG CACTACGTTTCATGTTCTGCAGTCAATACCCTGCCCTCTATTATCTTCACCATAAACGGTATCAACTACCGAGTGCCAGCTCGAGCCTACATCCTCAAG GATTCTAGAGGCTGCTGCTATAGCAGCTTTCAAGAGACCACTGTGAGTCCATCTACAGAGACCTGGATCCTGGGTGACGTCTTCCTGAGACTGTATTTCTCAGTCTTTGATCGAGGAAATGACAGGATTGGCCTGGCACGGGCAGTGTAA